In one Anaerobaca lacustris genomic region, the following are encoded:
- a CDS encoding carboxymuconolactone decarboxylase family protein, translated as MKVRAEVSIYPLREQHLSRSVARFHHIMDSYGLAVKTRAMSMEIAGDSGKLFRGLCDAFEQFAKEHDITLVCKVSNAYVGSVAHGEADEILDEIHKVVYGGKGASGLDVPSALSADSRNLIALAAAIARQREASVIEACVQQSLASGATRESVMQVIAQATQMAELPAAPYEAAARRGLEAFGARDGEPPA; from the coding sequence ATGAAAGTCCGAGCTGAAGTGAGCATATATCCTCTGAGAGAGCAACATCTGTCGAGATCCGTTGCTCGATTTCATCATATAATGGACAGCTATGGACTCGCGGTGAAGACCCGAGCGATGAGCATGGAGATAGCCGGAGACAGCGGGAAGCTTTTCCGTGGCCTCTGTGACGCGTTCGAACAGTTCGCCAAGGAGCATGATATCACTTTGGTCTGCAAGGTGTCCAATGCCTACGTCGGGTCCGTCGCCCACGGTGAGGCAGATGAAATCCTTGATGAGATACACAAGGTGGTTTATGGTGGCAAGGGCGCTTCTGGGCTCGACGTTCCGTCGGCGCTCTCCGCCGATTCGCGGAACCTCATCGCGTTAGCTGCCGCCATTGCCCGTCAGCGTGAGGCAAGCGTTATCGAAGCCTGTGTACAACAGTCACTCGCAAGCGGTGCCACACGGGAAAGCGTGATGCAGGTCATCGCCCAGGCGACCCAGATGGCAGAACTCCCCGCCGCACCTTACGAGGCTGCTGCGCGTCGGGGCCTTGAGGCGTTTGGCGCCCGCGATGGGGAGCCGCCCGCGTAA
- a CDS encoding tyrosine-type recombinase/integrase translates to MGATQCLVVGEQQPIVQLIGDYLANPITVSVRSRAMKGPRRKTRSDKFPLTLHPTGQYCKKIKGRIHYFGTDKKHALERYLDQATYLHGCQDVKVARGNGSMALNELCDRYLRYQHAKVLAGELTPKHYTDQIDSLGRLMSFLGKGRRIKNISTLDLQNYKRKLRRAYGSAHRLNLHIGGMKAMFHWARKNDILQTIPNIDAVSKGKVVYQERFTFDADQIDRILSAANAKMQAMIWLGLNCGFGCTDCARLEWKNLDLDRGRVVLARKKTGVPRNLPLWPETVEALRHVPRSGALVFYTREGHPWIRTSLKTAADGTGKYKTVNAISSMFSRVLKKARMHVPAGTGFYTLRRTAATLAARSGDPFAVQRLLGHVNLEMATRYVQDVSEQTDRVIGNSRKYVIQGNGTG, encoded by the coding sequence GTGGGCGCGACACAGTGTCTCGTTGTGGGAGAACAACAACCCATCGTACAACTGATTGGCGATTATCTGGCCAACCCGATTACTGTATCTGTAAGGAGCAGGGCAATGAAAGGTCCAAGAAGAAAAACACGTTCCGACAAGTTCCCACTAACTTTACATCCCACCGGGCAGTACTGCAAGAAGATCAAAGGCAGGATTCACTATTTCGGGACGGACAAGAAGCATGCGCTCGAGCGATATCTGGACCAGGCAACGTACCTGCATGGATGCCAGGACGTAAAGGTAGCCCGGGGCAACGGCAGCATGGCGTTGAACGAGCTCTGCGATCGCTATCTGCGGTATCAGCATGCAAAGGTCCTTGCAGGCGAGCTCACACCAAAGCACTACACCGACCAGATCGACAGCCTGGGCCGATTGATGTCCTTCCTTGGGAAAGGACGAAGGATCAAGAACATCTCCACCTTGGATTTGCAGAACTACAAAAGAAAGCTCCGGCGGGCTTATGGATCCGCCCACCGGTTGAATCTTCACATCGGTGGCATGAAGGCCATGTTTCACTGGGCCAGAAAGAATGACATTCTCCAAACAATCCCGAACATCGATGCCGTCTCGAAAGGCAAGGTCGTCTATCAGGAGAGATTCACCTTCGATGCAGACCAGATCGACAGGATCCTGTCGGCGGCAAACGCCAAGATGCAGGCGATGATATGGTTGGGGTTGAACTGTGGATTTGGGTGTACGGACTGCGCGCGGCTGGAATGGAAGAACCTGGATCTGGACCGCGGCAGAGTCGTGCTTGCCAGGAAGAAGACAGGAGTGCCGAGGAATCTGCCGCTGTGGCCCGAAACCGTCGAGGCGTTGAGGCACGTGCCGAGATCAGGAGCCCTGGTGTTCTACACGAGAGAGGGGCATCCCTGGATCCGAACATCCCTCAAGACCGCCGCCGATGGAACCGGCAAGTATAAGACGGTCAACGCAATAAGCTCGATGTTCTCGCGGGTGTTGAAGAAGGCCAGGATGCACGTACCGGCAGGGACGGGCTTTTACACGCTTCGCCGCACGGCCGCCACACTGGCCGCTCGATCGGGAGATCCGTTCGCCGTGCAACGGCTTCTGGGCCATGTCAATCTGGAGATGGCAACACGATACGTACAAGATGTATCCGAACAGACGGACAGAGTCATTGGGAACAGCCGGAAGTATGTGATTCAAGGAAACGGTACGGGATGA